In Ammoniphilus oxalaticus, a single genomic region encodes these proteins:
- a CDS encoding pLS20_p028 family conjugation system transmembrane protein, with protein sequence MSDGEIIIKLEQFEDYLTIGSVFSDPFRWIGWVLIKGLSLMLDGLEKVTNEVLMIKLFFDHPDIAAFVSAIRPFLYLLLAFSLIYAGYLLIFQKKFNREGMAVNLFVALSVLALLGVGMEKANEFTDEAIQAIGSQQVYEEQSGTLSQNILSRNIYDLIQFDSHSWSSAELDQPNTIPFSMIGGISITEKFDSSRKELDMSEDGKDLSKKQLMWNGFEKELSKLDQGMLSWNNQYYYRYSPDWITLATTIVVMAFTLFSIAYKLARLSYELAFNYVLAMIISPVDLHDGQKTKKILQSILNTFVVIILIFLSMKVYMVGTAYLANQLNGFAYLVALIAFSVAVIDGPNIVERIFGIDAGLKSGWGVLAGAYAGYRMVNALGSGVNGLARQGAQSNDKNRGTPSSMRGGGHGEKAPSPNDGEKGEENNRVAVPGTDTGGSNTGGAAGSETETGSIPGLGSVSRQTEEPAQRKQTRAPSPNDHERGMGGFRGLAPSFAHAGVGAISGAGSASMVRSMSRMEPANVSDQAMVHPNADASRAQPTVSGSTTDGGSASRPSSAGVQGTRPVRGGSSSMTRTASVTDTAKVTDQTTVQQNTDVSSVQQTVQGATTEHVRKTGASATPRVSNRVERSAMNQQTVHETIASNQEIAVTRVIEEKNQTRHTDKQKKQRVERKNHKKR encoded by the coding sequence ATGAGTGATGGAGAAATCATCATAAAATTAGAGCAATTTGAAGATTACCTCACCATTGGCAGTGTTTTTTCAGATCCGTTTCGGTGGATCGGTTGGGTGCTAATCAAAGGATTATCCCTCATGTTAGACGGATTAGAAAAGGTCACTAATGAGGTGTTGATGATCAAATTATTCTTTGATCATCCCGATATAGCGGCGTTCGTTTCGGCGATACGCCCTTTTTTGTACCTTCTTTTAGCGTTTAGCTTGATTTACGCGGGATATTTGCTCATTTTTCAGAAGAAATTTAATCGTGAAGGCATGGCGGTCAATTTGTTTGTCGCGTTATCCGTGCTCGCGCTGCTTGGCGTCGGCATGGAAAAGGCGAATGAATTTACCGATGAAGCGATTCAAGCGATCGGATCGCAACAGGTGTATGAAGAACAGTCTGGCACGTTATCGCAAAACATTTTGTCTCGCAATATTTATGATCTGATCCAATTTGATAGTCATAGTTGGTCAAGTGCCGAGCTGGATCAGCCAAACACCATCCCATTTAGTATGATCGGTGGTATTTCTATTACGGAAAAGTTTGATAGTAGTAGAAAGGAGCTGGATATGAGTGAGGATGGAAAGGATTTATCAAAAAAGCAATTGATGTGGAATGGATTTGAAAAAGAGTTAAGTAAATTGGATCAGGGCATGTTGTCGTGGAACAACCAATATTACTATCGGTATTCTCCCGATTGGATCACGCTGGCGACCACGATTGTCGTGATGGCGTTCACGTTGTTTAGTATCGCCTATAAACTCGCGCGGTTGTCGTATGAACTGGCGTTTAATTATGTGCTAGCCATGATCATTTCCCCCGTGGATTTGCATGACGGACAGAAAACAAAGAAAATCCTGCAATCCATTTTAAATACATTTGTGGTCATTATTTTGATCTTTTTATCGATGAAAGTGTATATGGTCGGCACGGCGTACCTTGCGAATCAGTTGAATGGCTTTGCGTACCTCGTGGCCCTCATCGCCTTTTCCGTGGCCGTCATTGACGGGCCTAACATCGTGGAAAGGATATTTGGCATTGACGCGGGATTGAAATCGGGTTGGGGGGTGCTCGCGGGAGCGTACGCGGGCTATCGCATGGTGAACGCTTTGGGAAGCGGGGTAAATGGCCTGGCGCGTCAAGGCGCTCAATCGAACGACAAGAATAGAGGAACCCCATCGTCCATGAGAGGGGGAGGGCATGGAGAAAAAGCGCCCTCGCCGAATGACGGAGAAAAGGGAGAAGAGAACAACCGCGTGGCCGTTCCAGGAACCGATACAGGCGGATCGAATACAGGCGGCGCCGCGGGTTCAGAGACGGAAACGGGTAGTATTCCCGGACTTGGCAGCGTGTCGCGCCAAACGGAAGAACCAGCGCAAAGGAAACAAACGCGGGCGCCTTCGCCGAATGATCACGAACGCGGCATGGGCGGTTTTCGTGGTCTGGCTCCTTCGTTTGCTCACGCGGGTGTCGGGGCGATCAGCGGTGCGGGATCTGCATCCATGGTTCGATCAATGAGTCGAATGGAACCAGCTAACGTGAGTGATCAAGCGATGGTTCATCCCAACGCGGACGCTTCTCGCGCGCAGCCTACGGTGAGCGGTTCGACAACAGACGGAGGAAGCGCGTCCCGTCCTTCATCCGCAGGTGTTCAAGGGACGCGTCCCGTTCGGGGGGGTTCTTCTTCCATGACGCGAACCGCGAGCGTAACGGATACCGCGAAGGTCACCGATCAGACGACGGTTCAGCAAAACACGGACGTTTCCAGTGTGCAACAGACGGTTCAGGGAGCGACGACGGAACACGTTCGAAAAACGGGGGCATCCGCGACGCCGCGTGTGTCCAATCGAGTTGAGCGATCTGCTATGAACCAACAAACGGTTCATGAAACGATTGCGAGCAACCAAGAAATTGCGGTTACGCGTGTAATAGAGGAAAAAAATCAAACAAGACACACGGATAAGCAAAAGAAACAACGAGTAGAAAGGAAAAACCATAAGAAGAGATAA
- a CDS encoding DUF5592 family protein yields the protein MRTYRIPSEISTELKINKALYLFDLLFIIGLIVFRMIVLPFIHSSFTWYFTIFLVIFGGFMLIRPSGNPQKRMYHAIYYAMIRRKDAYSAIDYKGRENHDAT from the coding sequence GTGAGAACGTATCGTATTCCAAGCGAAATATCGACGGAGTTAAAAATCAATAAGGCACTGTATTTGTTCGATCTATTATTCATCATTGGTCTCATTGTATTCCGAATGATCGTGTTGCCCTTCATTCATTCGTCTTTCACGTGGTATTTCACCATCTTTCTGGTGATCTTTGGCGGGTTTATGCTGATCCGTCCATCGGGCAACCCGCAAAAACGGATGTATCACGCGATCTATTACGCCATGATCCGCAGAAAAGACGCCTATAGCGCGATCGATTATAAAGGGAGGGAAAATCATGACGCTACTTAA
- a CDS encoding VirB4 family type IV secretion system protein: MIHALARLFQPKTDEEVIGEKGYNPSLLARIQPQGGLRITPSYVRLGDGYVSCIHVHKYQTLVTDFWLEQLMSIENTLVTLDIATANKIQIVEDINKSMAEQDNRFVNAKDNVDRINAKENYMELDELYNQITQGEVMKRVHLRVYVKGRTLQALEENVKEVLDELQSLNYRGTVLLNEQEWEWESLFTGYSEQLTYPNKRKGKDVPSTALAGGYPFHYTFLNDDNGTYYGTTETNGSVIFDLFHRDKNRMFYNALMIGKMGSGKSTLLKKTVMDQAIKGHKIRILDVTGEFSEVVKELNGKQIALDGSQGIINPLQVFKTVTNDDGSTNETLSFTQHLSKMNVFYHFINPSSDRNEATEFEILLRQLYVQRGLWSEDGEEEIAITNFPASEYPTFSDLLALVRDELYADGDRKKRREHVGAEREIRLANIELTIKNLVENYGNIFDGVSSIDHFDDELVVSFPLRNLTNLKDEIYQAQVFNIMNMLWDGMIVNGSHQFRSFNRGELQFNDATRYLIVIDEAHHVINTRDISQPAVLYLERFMRESRKYFGGIFFVSHVISDFVPAGSDSQNAENVKKLFQLTQYKFIGQQDAESMPTIQSVFDGQLTESEARIIPTLETGKVVLCISGLKNLVFEVDVSQAELAIFGGGA; this comes from the coding sequence ATGATTCACGCGCTGGCGCGTTTATTTCAACCGAAAACCGATGAAGAAGTGATCGGGGAAAAAGGCTACAATCCGTCGTTGTTGGCGCGGATCCAACCGCAAGGGGGCCTTCGTATTACCCCCAGTTATGTGCGGCTCGGAGACGGATACGTGTCTTGTATCCATGTTCACAAGTACCAAACGTTGGTGACGGACTTTTGGCTGGAACAACTGATGAGTATCGAAAATACGTTGGTCACGTTAGATATCGCGACCGCCAATAAGATCCAGATCGTCGAAGACATTAATAAGTCGATGGCGGAACAAGATAACCGATTCGTGAACGCCAAAGATAACGTCGATCGGATCAACGCCAAAGAAAATTACATGGAGTTGGATGAACTCTATAACCAGATCACGCAAGGCGAGGTCATGAAACGCGTGCATTTGCGGGTGTATGTCAAAGGCCGCACGTTGCAAGCGTTAGAAGAGAACGTCAAAGAAGTTCTCGACGAACTGCAAAGTTTAAATTATCGGGGAACGGTGCTGCTCAATGAGCAAGAATGGGAGTGGGAGAGCTTGTTTACGGGATACAGCGAACAATTAACGTATCCGAACAAACGAAAAGGAAAAGACGTCCCGTCGACGGCGCTCGCGGGAGGCTATCCGTTTCACTATACGTTCTTAAATGACGATAACGGCACCTATTATGGCACAACCGAGACCAATGGGAGTGTCATTTTTGATTTGTTTCATCGCGATAAAAACCGCATGTTTTACAACGCCCTCATGATCGGAAAGATGGGATCGGGCAAATCGACGCTGCTCAAAAAGACGGTCATGGATCAAGCGATTAAAGGGCACAAGATCCGCATCTTGGACGTAACCGGCGAGTTTTCGGAAGTGGTCAAGGAACTCAACGGCAAACAGATCGCCTTGGATGGCTCACAAGGCATCATTAATCCGTTGCAAGTGTTTAAGACGGTGACCAACGACGATGGTTCCACGAATGAAACGTTATCGTTTACGCAGCATTTATCCAAGATGAACGTCTTCTACCATTTCATTAACCCGTCGTCGGATCGAAACGAAGCGACGGAGTTTGAGATTTTATTGCGTCAACTCTACGTTCAACGCGGGTTATGGTCGGAAGACGGGGAAGAGGAGATCGCTATCACAAACTTTCCCGCGAGCGAATACCCGACGTTTTCCGATTTGCTCGCCTTAGTGAGAGACGAACTCTATGCGGATGGGGATCGAAAGAAAAGACGGGAGCATGTCGGCGCGGAACGCGAGATTCGCCTGGCGAACATTGAACTCACCATTAAAAACTTGGTGGAGAACTATGGCAACATCTTTGACGGGGTTTCCTCCATCGATCACTTCGACGATGAACTTGTCGTGTCGTTTCCCCTTCGGAATCTAACAAACCTGAAAGATGAAATCTACCAGGCGCAAGTGTTTAACATTATGAACATGCTGTGGGATGGGATGATCGTGAATGGATCGCATCAATTTCGTTCTTTCAATCGGGGCGAACTGCAATTTAACGACGCGACCCGCTATTTAATCGTGATCGATGAAGCGCATCACGTGATCAATACCCGCGACATCTCTCAACCGGCTGTGTTGTACCTGGAACGGTTCATGCGCGAATCCCGCAAGTACTTTGGCGGGATTTTCTTTGTTTCACATGTCATTTCGGACTTTGTTCCCGCAGGATCAGACAGCCAAAACGCGGAGAACGTCAAGAAGCTGTTTCAATTGACGCAATACAAGTTCATTGGCCAGCAGGACGCGGAGTCGATGCCCACGATTCAATCCGTCTTCGACGGACAGTTGACCGAATCGGAAGCACGCATCATTCCGACGCTTGAAACGGGTAAGGTTGTGCTTTGTATTTCCGGCTTAAAGAATCTTGTGTTTGAAGTGGATGTGTCGCAAGCCGAGTTAGCCATCTTTGGCGGCGGGGCGTAG
- a CDS encoding lysozyme family protein codes for MSNGNTAARQTVRATKAIATRAALKKLNLATFKIQLILALILILFLTVAVLIAGLVAVISGGDQSDSFVGTGQAQVSAEVTQYRDAVFNELDQHGLSQYTELILALMMQESGGKGLDPMQASESFCGSVGCIQDAQTSIEKGVLHFKNVLDRTDGDIELTLQSYNFGGGFIDYVQSNGGAYTKDLAIAYSQMMYGKLAHTGNYTCHRPEAIEHQACYGDIGYVDAVLRYLPSALEVDSAALGEGTSSPLARELKVNSHYGYRVDPFSKVRTLHAGIDLACTYSDSIHAFKDGKVVYAGTASGYGNLIQIQHDGFITAYGHLDSIHVSNGQQVRSGEAIGYCGTTGASTGTHLHFEIKTELWKGHIDPRTYLGL; via the coding sequence ATGTCGAACGGCAACACCGCCGCGCGCCAGACCGTTCGAGCGACGAAAGCGATCGCCACCCGCGCGGCGTTAAAGAAGCTCAATCTTGCCACGTTCAAAATTCAATTAATTCTGGCGCTGATCTTGATCCTGTTCCTCACGGTCGCCGTTTTAATCGCGGGGTTGGTGGCCGTCATTAGCGGCGGCGATCAATCTGACTCCTTCGTGGGGACCGGTCAAGCCCAGGTCAGCGCGGAAGTGACGCAGTATCGCGACGCGGTATTTAACGAACTGGATCAGCACGGGTTGAGTCAGTATACCGAATTGATTCTAGCTTTAATGATGCAAGAAAGCGGCGGGAAGGGATTGGATCCGATGCAAGCGAGCGAATCGTTTTGCGGGTCGGTTGGGTGTATTCAAGACGCGCAAACGTCAATCGAAAAAGGCGTGCTGCACTTTAAAAACGTGTTGGATCGGACCGATGGGGATATCGAGTTGACGTTGCAAAGTTACAATTTCGGCGGCGGTTTTATTGATTATGTCCAATCCAACGGTGGGGCGTACACGAAGGATTTGGCGATCGCCTATTCTCAAATGATGTACGGAAAGTTAGCCCATACAGGGAACTACACGTGCCATCGACCCGAAGCGATTGAACACCAGGCGTGTTATGGCGACATTGGGTATGTGGATGCGGTCCTGCGTTATTTACCGTCCGCGTTGGAAGTGGATTCCGCGGCGCTTGGAGAAGGAACGTCCTCGCCGTTAGCGCGCGAGCTCAAGGTCAATTCTCATTATGGTTATCGGGTCGATCCCTTTTCAAAGGTTCGCACGTTGCATGCGGGTATTGATTTAGCTTGCACGTATTCCGATAGCATCCATGCCTTTAAAGACGGGAAAGTGGTGTACGCGGGAACCGCCAGCGGATACGGAAACCTGATTCAAATTCAACATGACGGTTTCATTACCGCCTATGGTCACCTGGACAGTATTCACGTCTCGAATGGGCAACAGGTTCGATCGGGGGAAGCGATCGGATACTGCGGAACGACAGGGGCTTCGACGGGAACGCATCTACATTTTGAAATCAAAACGGAATTATGGAAAGGACATATCGATCCCCGAACGTATTTGGGATTGTAA